DNA from Desulfomicrobium escambiense DSM 10707:
TCCGAGGCCGTCAGCTCGCCGCCGCGCAGGTCCAGGGCGCGCTTGGAGTAGCGGATGGCCATGTCGGGGTCGCGGTTGGCGCAGATGGTGGCGATGCGGCTCGACAGGTTGGAGAGCATGTCGGCGGCCTCCTTCTTGGCCAGCTTCATGACCTGCTCGAACATCTCCTCGGCCTGGGAGTTGTTGCCCCTCGAAATCTCCAGCTCGCCGATGTTCAGGATGCGCTGCGTGTCGAGGGGGCTGATCTCGTTCAGGCGGCGCAGGTACTGCAGCTGCTTCTCCGGGTCCCCGGACTGCTCGTAGAGCATGGCCAGGCGCTTCAAGGGCGCCAGATAGAGTTCGGAGCTCTTGGCCGCGTGCTGGTACATCTCCTCGGCCCGGGCCATCATGTCCATGCCGCGGTAGGCGTCGCCCTTGATCATGAAGGCCGCCGCACTCTCGGGCTTCTGCTTCAGGATGTCCTCGGCCACGAGCATGGCCTCGCCCCAGTTGCCGGAGTCCAGATGGCGCTTACCCTTGTCGATGAGCTTGCTCAGACGGCCCTGCGGGGCGATGGTGAAAGCCAGCTTCTCGGCGAAGGAGGCTACGGAGATGGGCTTTGTGATGATGTTGTGGGCGCCCTGTTCGATGAGCAGGGCCGTGGTGTACTGGTCCACTTCCTTGGTCAGGACGATGATGCGCACGGCCGGGCACAGCCGCTGGATGGTGTCCATGATCTGCGCCAGGGTCGATTCGGCGGAGTAGCGGT
Protein-coding regions in this window:
- a CDS encoding tetratricopeptide repeat protein, which codes for MEKDTRDAIGNAIFDYAMAGGRFVSLTEDAGFVELIKNVLFRSLGLPRTSFIQYTRLDDLFALLRQDMQAKFVVCLDRYSAESTLAQIMDTIQRLCPAVRIIVLTKEVDQYTTALLIEQGAHNIITKPISVASFAEKLAFTIAPQGRLSKLIDKGKRHLDSGNWGEAMLVAEDILKQKPESAAAFMIKGDAYRGMDMMARAEEMYQHAAKSSELYLAPLKRLAMLYEQSGDPEKQLQYLRRLNEISPLDTQRILNIGELEISRGNNSQAEEMFEQVMKLAKKEAADMLSNLSSRIATICANRDPDMAIRYSKRALDLRGGELTASDIATVNILGISLRKQGKWREAIAEYRRVLAVIPDNPGLLYNMALAYNEGRDIPKALAMVRKALEVDPGLPDSGKNVAYNIGTIFEKAGLSGEQFFKKAYEQDPNDKLMWEALKRSQALA